The Apium graveolens cultivar Ventura chromosome 11, ASM990537v1, whole genome shotgun sequence genome has a window encoding:
- the LOC141695767 gene encoding BOI-related E3 ubiquitin-protein ligase 1-like, with protein MAFNQQPNPSITDQLSMEFNQLSFNINNQRTNVQDFLLQQHLETVNAVITEQTSQDNLILNYVSRLQGLIQEKEQALATAQRANSMLQRHVAETQAQLNASLQEGVVDKEAMILRSMIANVGDAGSSSAGDVTMDMNCQMCHKKPSCVLILPCSHLCCCLACKHLVHICPVCATVKQSIVEVSWPQMKFQGADFGQE; from the exons ATGGCTTTCAATCAACAACCAAATCCCTCTATAACTGACCAGCTCTCAATGGAGTTCAATCAGTTGTCCTTTAACATTAACAATCAGAGGACAAATGTGCAGGATTTTCTCCTGCAGCAG CACCTGGAAACAGTGAATGCAGTAATAACTGAGCAAACAAGCCAGGACAACCTCATCCTGAATTATGTGTCCAGACTTCAGGGTTTAATCCAGGAGAAGGAGCAGGCTTTGGCTACAGCACAGCGTGCAAATTCCATGCTCCAGAGACATGTGGCGGAGACTCAAGCTCAGCTGAATGCAAGCCTGCAGGAAGGAGTAGTGGACAAAGAAGCAATGATTCTTAGGAGTATGATAGCTAATGTAGGTGATGCAGGTTCTTCTTCTGCAGGTGACGTTACCATGGATATGAATTGCCAGATGTGTCACAAGAAGCCCTCGTGTGTGCTTATTCTGCCATGTAGCCATTTGTGCTGCTGCTTGGCTTGTAAGCATTTAGTGCACATCTGCCCTGTGTGTGCAACTGTCAAACAAAGTATTGTTGAGGTTTCTTGGCCTCAGATGAAATTCCAAGGAGCAGATTTTGGACAGGAGTAG